From Fusarium fujikuroi IMI 58289 draft genome, chromosome FFUJ_chr07, a single genomic window includes:
- a CDS encoding related to DNA-directed DNA polymerase, translating to MSHRARLAELKALRESGKKVFDTYKVADVDNLYDEVDEDGYKKVVRERLNQDDFVVDDNGEGYADDGREDWDRVQAYGSESEEETTVRGRPTKKNRQEEQAKRAANDKDISEYFKGANRAQSKPKVVKTKEDDDFLSNLLGEVDNNIPAPAPHTSIVERSGGRRKARALSPAREPVPKKTKTLDTRQPSPLPPALEDDDCFFPSADDDILETADVPMSDPAPSSPAAKVAQRKAQIKQEPKEDDDDEDMMEVAHAGAIATTSVNLASSRPVKKIQKAESYPTPASSSPVKPNGAQVDPASWNALTERLNVVTSSPAETKIIGKIDYKDAIEEDGSLNFFWTDYTEVNGSLCLFGKVLNKKTRSYVSCFVKVDNILRKLYFLPRQHRLQNGEETGEEVEMMNVYDEIDTMMTKMNVGMYKIKACTRKYAFELRDVPKEAQYMKLLYPYNKPEVDPNRPGETYSHVFGSNTALFEQFVLWKNIMGPCWLKIEDADFDKLKNASHCKLEVLADHPNMVSVLSESDNLDAPPLTLMSVSLRTAFNEKDNKQEILAISARIYEKISLSDTTPAEKLPCRTFTVIRPHGQAFPMGFDHLAKKRNRGLIVLKKQEADILAFFLAQLDVADPDVILGHQLEGVDYSVLLNRLYEKKIPGWSRLGRLRRSQWPSSIGKTGGNVFAERQILSGRLLCDLANDAGKSVMFKCQSWSLTEMCSLYLSGDNRRRDFDNEVALKTWAREKQGLLDYITHMEADTHFIAALGLGVQMLPLTKVLTNLAGNSWARTLTGTRAERNEYILLHEFYRNKYICPDKQTFRSRQRAEEAQREEEAGEGKKKDKYKGGLVFEPEKGLYDKFVLVMDFNSLYPSIIQEFNICFTTVDRPATNSEEDEVPEVPINEDQGILPRLIATLVSRRRQVKSLMKDKKATPEELATWDIKQLALKLTANSMYGCLGYTKSRFYARPLAVLTTFKGREILRSTKELAESSSLQVIYGDTDSVMINANVDNVADAFKVGNDFKKAVNEQYKLLEIDIDNVFRRILLQAKKKYAAINLVEKDGKFIEKMEVKGLDMKRREYCALSKEISQHLLNEILSGDDTEVSIARIHEYLSDIAGKMREQTIPVQKYIIHTQLGKAPKDYPDSNSMPQVQVALREMAKGKTVRKGDVIAYVITGDSKSSEPAPKRAYTPGDLKADPTLLPDVEWYIGKQIFPPVERLCANIVGTSTSQLAEHLGLDIKRYSSFQTQQNSSSNDLEIHPLDSQIPDEVRFGDCARLSLRCRKCKSSSVFEGLAAFPDHVSQSGVICGSCGSFISTLSVVAQMEHAIRTQTSRYYEGWLVCDDSQCGNRTRQMSVYGSRCLGPKGLARDCLGRMRYEYTEKAIYTQLLYFASLWDVDKAKAKATSTEMSRQDRENILALAEHNRVRFGNVKGIVDKYLDKCGRQWVAMDTLFTKLGFKPMA from the exons ATGTCTCACAGAGCGCGGCTCGCGGAGCTCAAGGCTCTTCGAGAGTCCGGCAAGAAGGTCTTTGATACTTACAAAGTTGCCGACGTCGATAATCTATACGAcgaagttgacgaggatggatATAAGAAGGTTGTACGGGAGCGACTAAATCAGGACGACTTTGTTGTCGACGACAATGGCGAGGGCTACGCAGATGATGGTCGCGAAGACTGGGATCGAGTACAAGCCTATGGTTCAGAAAGCGAAGAAGAGACCACCGTCCGTGGCCGACCCA CGAAGAAGAATCGCCAGGAGGAGCAAGCCAAGCGAGCGGCCAATGACAAAGATATCAGTGAATACTTTAAGGGAGCCAACAGAGCCCAGTCAAAACCCAAG GTCGTCAAGACAAAGGAGGACGACGACTTCCTTTCAAACCTCCTCGGCGAGGTCGACAACAACATTCCTGCCCCTGCTCCCCATACCTCGATAGTCGAAAGGTCTGGCGGTCGTCGCAAGGCTAGGGCCCTTTCACCTGCTCGCGAGCCTGTGCCCAAAAAGACCAAGACCCTTGATACCCGGCAACCGTCCCCTCTCCCTCCAGCccttgaagatgacgattGCTTCTTTCCCTCCGCCGATGATGACATCCTCGAGACTGCCGATGTCCCCATGAGCGACCCTGCGCCCTCCTCTCCAGCCGCAAAGGTAGCGCAGAGAAAGGCACAGATTAAGCAGGAACCAaaggaagacgacgatgacgaagacatGATGGAGGTTGCACATGCTGGAGCCATTGCCACAACCAGTGTTAATCTAGCAAGTTCAAGGCCGGTCAAGAAAATTCAGAAAGCAGAGTCCTATCCCACACCTGCCAGCTCCTCTCCCGTTAAACCCAACGGCGCTCAAGTCGACCCAGCTTCATGGAATGCCCTCACAGAGAGGCTGAACGTCGTCACAAGTTCGCCCGCGGAAACAAAGATAATAGGCAAAATCGACTACAAGGATGCGATCGAGGAAGACGGCAGtctcaacttcttctggaCAGACTACACTGAGGTCAACGGCAGTCTGTGTCTCTTTGGCAAAgttctcaacaagaagacgcGATCATACGTCAGCTGCTTTGTCAAAGTCGACAATATCCTGAGAAAGCTTTATTTCTTGCCGCGTCAACACCGCTTGCAAAATGGCGAAGAGACAGgcgaagaagtcgagatgaTGAACGTGTATGATGAGATTGACACCATGATGACCAAGATGAATGTTGGTATgtacaagatcaaggcctgCACCAGGAAATATGCCTTTGAGCTCCGTGATGTCCCCAAGGAAGCACAGTACATGAAACTTCTCTACCCATACAACA AGCCTGAAGTCGACCCCAACAGACCCGGTGAGACATATTCTCACGTCTTTGGTAGCAACACTGCTCTTTTTGAACAGTTCGTTCTCTGGAAGAATATCATGGGCCCATGCTGGCTGAAGATTGAGGATGCCGAttttgacaagctcaagaatgcTTCCCATTGCAAGCTTGAGGTTTTGGCCGATCACCCCAACATGGTTTCTGTTCTTAGCGAGTCTGACAACCTCGATGCGCCTCCCCTGACTCTTATGAGTGTTTCGTTACGGACTGCCTTCAATGAGAAGGATAACAAGCAAGAAATTCTGGCCATCAGTGCAAGAATCTACGAGAAGATATCCCTCAGTGACACAACCCCTGCAGAAAAGCTGCCCTGTCGAACCTTTACAGTTATCCGGCCGCATGGCCAGGCGTTCCCCATGGGCTTCGATCACCTTGCAAAGAAAAGGAATCGTGGCTTGATTGtgctgaagaagcaagaagcCGATatcctcgccttcttcttggcccagCTAGATGTTGCAGACCCAGATGTAATTCTTGGACACCAATTGGAGGGTGTAGACTACAGTGTGCTCCTCAATCGTCTATATGAAAAGAAAATACCCGGATGGTCCAGGCTAGGCAGACTCCGTCGCAGTCAGTGGCCATCGTCCATCGGCAAGACTGGCGGTAACGTTTTTGCCGAACGCCAGATCTTATCAGGACGTCTGCTATGTGATCTGGCCAACGATGCTGGAAAGTCGGTCATGTTCAAGTGCCAGTCATGGAGCCTGACAGAGATGTGCAGTTTGTACCTCTCTGGAGATAACCGGCGCCGCGATTTTGACAATGAGGTTGCCCTGAAGACGTGGGCCAGGGAGAAGCAGGGACTTCTCGACTACATCACTCACATGGAGGCCGATACACACTTCATTGCAGCCCTGGGCCTGGGTGTTCAGATGTTGCCACTGACGAAGGTTCTCACCAATCTGGCGGGTAACTCTTGGGCTCGAACTCTGACCGGCACGCGTGCAGAGCGGAACGAGTACATTTTGCTCCACGAGTTTTATCGCAACAAGTACATCTGCCCTGATAAGCAGACTTTTCGCAGTCGCCAGCGTGCTGAAGAGGCACAGCGTGAAGAAGAGGCGGgtgaggggaagaagaaggacaagtaCAAGGGTGGCTTGGTTTTCGAGCCCGAGAAAGGTCTATATGATAAGTTTGTGCTTGTCATGGACTTTAATTCCCTTTATCCCTCTATTATCCAGGAGTTCAACATCTGCTTTACAACTGTCGATAGACCAGCCACA AAcagtgaagaagatgaagttccCGAAGTTCCAATTAACGAGGATCAAGGTATCCTACCTAGGCTCATTGCTACTCTCGTCAGTCGACGTCGACAAGTCAAAAGCCTcatgaaggacaagaaggctACCCCAGAGGAGCTGGCCACATGGGACATCAAGCAGCTTGCCCTCAAGCTCACTGCCAACTCCATGTACGGATGTTTGGGCTATACCAAGTCACGCTTCTACGCTCGACCTCTGGCTGTTTTGACAACCTTCAAGGGCCGCGAGATTCTCCGCAGTACCAAGGAGCTGGCCGAGAGCAGCTCACTGCAGGTCATCTATGGTGATACTGATTCCGTCATGATCAATGCCAACGTGGATAATGTTGCCGATGCGTTCAAGGTTGGCAACGATTTCAAGAAAGCAGTCAATGAGCAGTACAAGCTGCTTGAGATCGATATTGACAATGTCTTTCGCCGTATTCTCCTTCAAGCGAAAAAGAAGTATGCTGCTATCAACCTTGTAGAGAAGGATGGGAAGTTCAtcgagaagatggaagtcaagggtcttgacatGAAGCGTCGAGAATACTGTGCTCTGTCCAAGGAGATCTCCCAACACCTTCTTAACGAAATTCTGTCGGGCGACGACACCGAAGTCTCAATCGCCCGAATCCATGAGTATTTGAGCGACATTGCTGGCAAGATGCGTGAGCAGACTATTCCTGTTCAGAAGTACATCATCCATACACAGCTTGGAAAAGCACCCAAGGACTACCCCGACTCCAACTCTATGCCTCAGGTCCAAGTTGCTCTCCGTGAAATGGCCAAAGGCAAGACAGTTCGCAAGGGAGATGTTATCGCGTACGTGATTACGGGCGATAGCAAGAGCTCTGAGCCTGCTCCCAAACGAGCCTACACTCCTGGTGATCTCAAGGCAGACCCTACTCTACTTCCTGACGTTGAGTGGTATATTGGCAAGCAGATCTTCCCTCCTGTCGAGCGTCTCTGTGCCAATATTGTCggaacatcaacatcacaacTGGCAGAgcaccttggtcttgatatcAAGCGCTACAGCTCATTCCAGACTCAGCAGAACAGCTCAAGCAACGACCTTGAGATCCACCCCTTGGACTCTCAGATTCCAGATGAGGTCCGCTTTGGTGATTGTGCTCGCCTCTCTTTGCGTTGCCGCAAGTGCAAAAGCTCGTCCGTGTTCGAGGGCCTGGCTGCGTTCCCCGATCATGTGTCCCAATCCGGTGTCATCTGCGGCTCGTGTGGTAGTTTCATCTCAACGCTCTCTGTCGTGGCCCAGATGGAGCACGCCATCCGCACTCAGACAAGTCGGTACTACGAGGGCTGGCTGGTCTGCGATGATAGCCAGTGCGGCAATCGAACACGGCAAATGAGTGTTTATGGTTCTCGCTGCCTTGGCCCCAAGGGACTTGCCCGAGATTGTCTTGGTCGAATGCGTTACGAATACACAGAAAAGGCTATCTACACCCAGCTTCTCTACTTCGCCAGCCTGTGGGATgtcgacaaggccaaggccaaggccacgAGCACTGAGATGTCCAGGCAAGATCGGGAGAACATCCTTGCATTGGCTGAACACAACCGCGTACGCTTTGGAAATGTGAAGGGTATTGTTGACAAGTATCTCGATAAGTGTGGTCGGCAATGGGTAGCCATGGATACTCTGTTCACCAAGCTGGGCTTCAAACCAATGGCCTGA
- a CDS encoding related to translation initiation factor eIF-4F: MTSPANKQNPIQANNTPATTASSYASAAGAPKKSAQAPIVATGSHPPAVVGVSSSSQHAKDASSSPVNGNPAVTPAVPAVTRSSANLNGPDHSRKSSVTMAANGPNSFVANGGPVTAGKPGIQFGYDSPAMTNSTPQTSSAAPIPIPGGGNARVPSPAHSPSPIPQPSASGGRPPSGLQQAGGNTMTFGSLGSDGERHMRQGSTPTNPNAQPGAHFRRESGHSAQGDGAGRGNFQPQGGRGRGYNPHGGNYSSQMGFPPANQFRNGPGQGRGMPPAFQPQGRNLQYPNSPQPARSPALVPSLPGTPNMQPATMQPGMTPQYHYQPPMPQQHQQVQYPLSQVDKPFSKNSKKNKGKRGDLEKSVQVNHPQESSRDLHGNEFNQRRRFSKRLDQPWREPDTSSSRVTSFTYPKKTFQPLSLNEPMPSLDLSPGSGFFEYMLTLKKQNYGYPPPQVDGFGRPLSMQYNYANMPYMAVPPQANSPSYGQNYVTPYTQHGHNMSRTPSQPERPPSASQPNAPVVVSSTPQPQNSSLKPTANSFVKVPKKSAAIQIKNAAGEVIDTSSFKTPSSPAPSIQQSKTPPVIVSSTPPPKPSTPSHGRTDSHAATKTAKQIQDELKEKIKQATQAPPKEDNPKPVEPAAKIEDKPAEQSEAKLTETKAEPAPSTKAEPESKPEPEIKAPEATPKIEEPKKEAEKPAEPAKKEETEEEEIERMIREMEEEDARREKAEEEHRKKVEAQKAIAKEQAEKDRVKNAAEEDRKLREQEREMERLEEEKEKRRQQAGSSAPSVAELLSQARSGKDTEPTKVESVTDKLASMKIGGDKPADSAAPKHEKRGAKPAALNLAPLNTKPVEPAQPSAALQSLKSARFLKVIEQDIYPAGIKSPNPALNAAVQKKGKTFKYDANFLLQFQKVFTEQPSLEFGQQVKSLIGDDRSRTNTPGGSGRGSRGPSSGIGSGFPMGSFNAPTASRPLPSNSTSELRFALSNQQRPGIGSMGRGPSNFPTGGSSRGPSQLPNSPRGSRRRGGGSQRGEGVREAQAAKTMPLTAGQELKPIAQTANGWKPTSIGKNANPAAANPSGHLEPDMVQRKVKAALNKMTPEKFDRIADQILLIASQSKDESDGRTLRQVIQLTFEKATDEAHWASMYAKFCKRMLETMSPDVRDERIKDKNGNVVSGGNLFRKYLLNRCQEEFERGWTVNLPDKPDEEEDAAGKKTAEAALLSDEYYAAAAAKRRGLGLVQFIGELYKLGMLTERIMHECVHKLVDYKGVPDEAEVESLSKLLRTIGGNLDSTEKGRPMMDAYFQRIQTMMDLPELPSRLKFMLMDVMDLRKAGWHSKETNKGPKTLDEVRAEAEAAQAAKAQEAARTNQRGGGRPPVGRGDARNFSAGYAQQTSNQVGMDDLRRLKGSANRTSSGNISLGPASMLSSRSNSGRRMGPGGYLGPRGEDSATSSRTGTPPTRENTSHSNAFSLLANMENDHPASPPSTSASPAMSKAVPDSDKKESE, translated from the exons ATGACGTCGCCTGCCAACAAGCAGAATCCCATTCAGGCGAACAACACCCCCGCGACTACGGCTTCTTCGTATGCCTCTGCTGCAGGTGCGCCTAAGAAGTCAGCCCAGGCCCCTATAGTCGCAACTGGATCCCACCCTCCCGCGGTGGTTGGAgtttcgtcttcttcgcagCATGCGAAAGACGCCTCATCGTCTCCTGTGAACGGCAATCCCGCCGTCACCCCCGCTGTCCCTGCTGTCACTCGCAGCAGTGCTAACCTCAACGGTCCCGATCATTCTCGCAAGAGCTCCGTCACCATGGCTGCCAACGGTCCAAACAGTTTTGTCGCCAACGGTGGTCCCGTCACCGCTGGTAAGCCTGGCATCCAGTTCGGCTACGACTCTCCTGCAATGACCAACAGCACACCTCAGACCTCCAGTGCTGCGCCCATTCCTATTCCTGGTGGTGGAAATGCCCGAGTCCCCTCTCCTGCTCACTCACCTTCACCTATTCCTCAGCCTTCGGCCAGTGGTGGCCGGCCTCCTTCTGGTCTCCAGCAGGCAGGAGGTAATACAATGACATTTGGCAGTCTCGGCAGCGATGGCGAA CGCCATATGAGGCAGGGCTCTACTCCAACAAACCCCAATGCACAGCCTGGAGCTCACTTCCGACGTGAATCTGGCCACTCAGCGCAAGGTGACGGCGCTGGTCGAGGTAACTTTCAGCCCCAGGGTGGTCGTGGCCGCGGATACAATCCCCACGGCGGCAACTACAGCTCGCAGATGGGTTTCCCTCCCGCCAACCAGTTCCGTAACGGCCCTGGTCAGGGTCGTGGCATGCCTCCAGCTTTCCAGCCTCAGGGTCGTAACCTTCAGTACCCCAACTCCCCCCAGCCTGCCCGAAGCCCGGCTCTCGTCCCCTCGCTCCCGGGTACACCTAACATGCAGCCTGCCACTATGCAGCCTGGCATGACGCCTCAATACCATTACCAACCTCCCAtgcctcaacagcatcaacaagtaCAGTACCCCCTTTCTCAAGTTGATAAGCCTTTCTCGAAAAACAgcaaaaagaacaaagggAAGCGTGGCGACCTGGAAAAGTCGGTCCAGGTCAACCACCCGCAAGAGTCGTCACGAGATCTGCATGGGAACGAGTTCAACCAACGTCGGCGTTTCAGTAAACGTTTAGATCAACCATGGCGAGAACCAGATACCAGCAGCTCGCGTGTAACGTCATTCACCTATCCCAAAAAGACCTTTCAACCCCTATCCTTGAATGAACCAATGCCGTCTCTCGACTTGTCACCAGGAAGTGGCTTCTTTGAATACATgctaactttaaaaaaaCAGAACTACGGTTATCCTCCCCCGCAGGTGGATGGCTTCGGACGCCCACTGTCGATGCAATACAATTATGCCAATATGCCGTATATGGCTGTACCTCCCCAGGCTAACTCTCCTAGCTACGGACAGAACTATGTCACTCCCTATACACAGCATGGTCACAACATGTCACGAACACCCTCTCAGCCTGAGAGGCCACCGAGCGCCAGCCAGCCAAATGCTCCGGTCGTTGTGTCATCTACCCCACAGCCCCAGAATTCGTCATTAAAGCCCACCGCAAACAGCTTCGTCAAGGTGCCTAAGAAGAGCGCCGCTatccagatcaagaacgCTGCTGGTGAAGTCATTGACACCTCGTCCTTCAaaactccatcatctcccGCTCCCAGCATCCAGCAATCCAAGACTCCTCCCGTGATCGTTTCATCTACCCCTCCTCCAAAGCCATCTACCCCATCTCACGGCCGCACTGATAGTCATGCTGCCACCAAGACCGCCAAGCAGATTCAGGATGAGCTTaaggagaagatcaagcaagCCACGCAGGCGCCGCCCAAGGAGGATAATCCAAAGCCCGTTGAGCCTGCAGCTAAAATCGAAGACAAGCCTGCTGAGCAATCTGAGGCCAAGCTCACCGAGACCAAGGCCGAGCCTGCACCTTCTACTAAGGCTGAGCCTGAAAGCAAGCCCGAACCTGAGATCAAGGCCCCTGAAGCCACTCCTAAGATAGAGGAGCCtaagaaggaggctgagaagcccgCTGAGCCCgctaagaaggaagaaactgaggaggaagagatagAGCGTATGATACgtgagatggaagaagaggatgctcgccgtgagaaggctgaggaagagcaCCGTAAGAAGGTCGAGGCCCAGAAGGCCATTGCCAAGGAACAAGCCGAAAAGGACCGTGTTAAGAACGCTGCAGAGGAAGACCGCAAACTCCGAGAACAAGAGCGCGAGATGGAGCgtctcgaggaggagaaggagaagcgacGTCAACAGGCCGGCTCATCTGCTCCTTCAGTCGCCGAACTCCTCTCCCAGGCTCGAAGCGGCAAGGACACTGAGCCTACTAAGGTCGAGTCTGTTACCGACAAGCTTGCTAGCATGAAAATTGGAGGCGATAAGCCTGCCGACTCTGCTGCGCCCAAGCACGAAAAGCGTGGTGCGAAGCCTGCTGCTCTCAACTTGGCCCCTCTTAACACCAAGCCTGTTGAGCCTGCTCAACCTAGCGCTGCCCTGCAATCGCTCAAGTCTGCTCGCTTCCTGAAGGTTATCGAGCAAGATATCTACCCTGCTGGCATCAAGTCGCCCAATCCTGCCCTTAATGCAGCAGtccagaagaagggcaagacaTTCAAGTATGATGCCAACTTCTTGTTACAGTTCCAAAAGGTCTTTACTGAGCAGCCTTCTCTCGAATTCGGCCAGCAAGTCAAGTCTCTTATTGGCGATGACCGTTCCAGAACCAACACTCCTGGCGGCTCTGGCCGAGGCTCTCGTGGTCCCAGCTCAGGTATCGGCAGTGGATTTCCTATGGGTAGCTTCAACGCCCCCACCGCTTCCCGACCTCTCCCCAGTAACAGTACCTCTGAACTCCGTTTCGCCCTGTCCAACCAGCAGCGACCTGGCATTGGTTCCATGGGCCGTGGTCCCAGCAATTTCCCTACAGGCGGCTCCTCCCGTGGCCCCTCTCAACTTCCTAACTCTCCCCGTGGGTCCCGTCGTCGTGGCGGCGGCAGCCAGCGTGGCGAAGGCGTCAGGGAGGCTCAGGCTGCTAAGACCATGCCTTTGACTGCTGGCCAGGAGCTTAAGCCCATTGCCCAGACCGCCAATGGTTGGAAGCCTACAAGTATTGGCAAGAATGCCAATCCAGCCGCTGCTAATCCCTCTGGCCATCTTGAGCCTGATATGGTTCAAAGAAAGGTCAAGGCGGCACTCAACAAGATGACACCCGAGAAGTTTGACAGAATTGCAGACCAGATCCTGCTCATTGCATCCCAGTCCAAGGATGAGTCCGACGGGCGTACACTTCGTCAAGTCATCCAGCTCACCTTTGAGAAGGCCACTGATGAGGCCCATTGGGCTTCCATGTATGCCAAGTTCTGCAAACGTATGCTTGAGACTATGAGTCCCGACGTCCGTGATGAGCgtatcaaagacaagaatgGTAACGTCGTCAGCGGTGGTAACTTGTTCCGCAAGTACCTTCTCAACAGATGTcaggaggagtttgagcGCGGTTGGACCGTTAACTTGCCTGACAAGcctgatgaggaagaagacgctGCGGGTAAGAagactgctgaggctgctctCCTGTCCGATGAGTActatgctgctgctgctgccaagcgACGTGGTCTTGGTCTAGTCCAGTTCATCGGTGAACTTTACAAGCTCGGCATGCTTACTGAGCGTATCATGCACGAGTGTGTGCACAAACTCGTCGACTATAAGGGAGTACCTGACGAGGCTGAAGTTGAGTCGCTTAGCAAGCTGCTCAGGACTATTGGTGGCAACCTCGACAGCACTGAGAAGGGTCGACCCATGATGGACGCTTACTTCCAGCGCATCCAGACCATGATGGATCTTCCCGAGCTTCCCAGCCGACTCAAGTTTATGCTCATGGACGTTATGGACCTGCGCAAGGCCGGATGGCACTCCAAGGAGACCAACAAGGGGCCCAAGACCCTCGATGAAGTCcgagctgaggctgaggctgctcaGGCCGCCAAAGCTCAGGAGGCTGCTCGCACTAATCAGCGAGGTGGCGGTCGCCCTCCCGTCGGACGAGGCGACGCTCGCAACTTCTCGGCTGGTTACGCACAACAAACCAGTAATCAGGTCGGAATGGACGACCTGCGCCGTCTGAAGGGCTCTGCCAACCGAACCTCAAGCGGCAACATCTCTCTTGGCCCTGCTTCCATGCTCTCTTCTCGTAGTAACAGCGGAAGACGCATGGGTCCTGGCGGCTACCTGGGTCCTCGCGGTGAGGATTCTGCTACTTCCTCACGCACTGGCACTCCTCCTACCCGCGAGAACACCTCCCACTCTAATGCATTCAG CCTCCTTGCCAACATGGAGAATGACCACCCGGCTTCGCCCCCGTCTACTTCTGCCTCCCCCGCGATGTCGAAGGCTGTCCCTGACAGTGATAAGAAAGAGAGCGAGTAA